Genomic window (Musa acuminata AAA Group cultivar baxijiao chromosome BXJ1-9, Cavendish_Baxijiao_AAA, whole genome shotgun sequence):
TTAAACATGATGAGCTGAAAGCATTGCATGCATTAATGGATCCAAAAGCTGAAGTTCCTCTAAAGTGTTTCAGGAATGTGCTCAGGAAATACTTGATGGAATATTTGTTTGAATGTAGCGAAACAAGTATCACACAGGAAGCATTGAGAACCATTGATTTTATAAACAGGAAGATGCACAGTCAGACTCTTGTGTTATCTAAAGAGACAATACAAGAGGAGGTTGAAGCTGCATTGATCACGAGTCGTTGGCTTAAACAAATGATATCAAGCGTTTTTTCAGAACGAAGTGACAAACAATGTTTTGTGGGGTTTGGTAATGACAAAAACATTAATTCTTTTAATATGGTTGGAACCGACTATTTCATGGGTCTTGGTGACAATGAACATGAACGTATGTACAGTTCTTGCTCTAATTATGAAGCAGAAGCTACTGCGGAATCAGGACCAGGCGTTTCTAGATCATTCACCACTGGTAGCAACTCTTTTTTACTCACTGGGACTGGCAATCAAACTAGTGGTAATAGCTCAACGAAGCCTGAAGTTGAGCATGACAATGAAATTGACATAGAGAAACCTTGTATTGAGGAGTTAGAAAAGTTTACTCCTGAAAGGACTTCCCAAAACACAGGAAATATGGGAGTAAAGTCAGTCGAAGAAATCTGTGATGAGACAACATTGGTTGCTTATAAACTTATTGTCTCTATgctagataaattattaaaaacagAAGGCATGCATGCAGATATGTCAACAAGAATTTACTTGAATGGTGGCTGATCAGCTTCTGCGGATTTGCAAGGTATGGAAGTTTATAATAAGATAGTTTCCTTCTTGTAAGGCATTCGTACTAAATGATGCTGCCCGGTTGTCCAATAAACATACCAGGTGCCAAAGATATGTTGAAAACTTCGAAAGAGCAGATGAGGTCTATTATTTTTGTACGAACTGTTGAGGAGCTAATACCTTCTTTGACAAAGAGGTATTGTCTTCTTTGCCTTAAGCAAAATAATACTGGATCTAAATAGTGAGGCACAAATGAATATCTGATTTCTGCATTTGCTGACTAAGTTGGCTTGAGAGGGACTGGATTTTTAACTTCTCATTTTGATTCTTGCTAATACTGCAGTTGTATCAGAAGAGTGAAGAATTTGATGGAGAGCTGATATAGATTTCTTTCCCAAGATGATTCAAGTTTGTAAAAGGAGCATAGTTGCTGGCAGACACCAGAGATCATGTGGAGTCAATGACATCATGCACTCCTCAGAGTCCAAaatttgaataaataaaaaattcccAACTGGAGAAACTATAATTTTTGTAAACCAGTTAATGCACTGGTGACTTGAATCTCACTCTCTCACTGTCTATTCATTTCTCTATCTATCTGTAAAGTTCAGTAGGTATATGtactgtttttgtttttgtttgtttgaaTTTTTCTTTAGACATGCATTTAAGTGTTCATAGAATTTATGCCTGTGTCAGGTTTGATGCATGATACGATGAACATAGTAATATCTTCTTCTGATAAAAAACACAGTGGCTTTGATGCAGTAGCAATGAACTTTTAGTTTTACGGAATTCCGGTCATGCATTGCCTATATGGTACTGGAACAAATGTCCGAGGGTCCATCCACCCTTTTGGATACAATTGACTAGTACTAGATGACATGAACCGATGATTCTTTTGCTTGCTGTTCTTATTTGTTACTTGCACCTAAACTTGGACATTTCCGGTACAAACTGCCAAATCTTCTGGACATCTTTCTTTGACCAACAGAATCTGTTATGTTGTATATTTCTCAGTAAATGTTTGTTACTTTGCCATCAAATGGTTCTCTTCATTTGAACTTACATGGAGCAGGTACTGAATCCCTGATAATGTTTGCAAGATACAAGAGCTTCTTAAAGCTGCAGATCGACTTCTTACCGTGAACCTTTGAAGTTTAATATAGACTTAGGTTCCAGTGTCTCTCTTGTTCAATCACCAGCAATGGAGATACTAGGTATGCTTTTACTGCTTTATACCTGTTTATTATCATTGCATCATTAAATCTTTGTTCGTGTTAGTTTTGGTTACTCAAGCTCGAGAACCAGAAGCGTTCTCCATACGGAAAGGACCTCCATCCAGCAACAGTCAACCACTTGTCAAACTTGAGAGGGTTCGTCGCTCTGCTGCAAGGTTCAGCAGAGATAGATCTAGGCTTGTGGTGACCAAAAGCAACTCTGCCATCAGTGTTCAAGATTGTTGTAGTTTCACTGCAGATCCTTTGAGATAGTTCCCACATGGAGACAAAGTGACAGCAAGAAGGGATGGTATCTCCAGACATTCCATAAATCCACTACACCACTGGATAAGAATGTTGTGCTGTGGAAAGTCCACACTAGTGCATCTATGTATCAGCATTTCCAAAATAACATGTCTAAGTGCACATGGTTTGGAACTGTGAGTCTCTTTCTTATGTAGATGGTATAATATGTGAAAtgattatttgatattaattaaATTCTCAGGCCATCAATTATATTCAGCTCTGATGAATGTGTTGCCTGTCGAGTGGCAACAAATGAGATTCAGTTCCTTGACTGAAGGatttttctaaaggaaccatTTATAGGTTAAGACCACCTGTTGTTGCTGCAACTGAGCTGTCAGTCAAAGGCTTCTGGGTCTTACATTGCAGCATTTGTACCAGAATCAAAGTTTGTTAATCCTAATCTATCTAGGCAATATTTATGCAAAAATTTGGTTCTGATAACATTTTGTCTTCTCGCTCAGGGTATTCCTACCAGTGTTCAAATCTTTTATTGTTATAAGGATGCACAATCTCAGCCCATTGCAAGATGGAGTTTCTTTTGCTGTTTCACGGTGGCATTCCATTGGAATAAGATTTCTTCTGGAGTTCTAGCAGTTGCTCAATCTGATGTTGATAAAAGCAACCAGAGTTGCTATGGTGAGTCTAAATCGAACTATTTAACAACTGATGGAAGCCATGAGGGACTTGTTTCTCTTTCTAAGTTTTCAGTTGGGTTTCTCAAATCTTATAATCCCTAGAATTAGCAAAGTCGACTGGTGTGATTGATTGTAATAAAATGGCACTGTGCATGATGTTCAGTGGTGTTGTTCAGGTTTGGAGTTTGCAATTGTTTATGGATGTATCCTTCTTGTGCTTCTTGTGGCCTAGTTTTCTTCTGTACATGGTCATTTGGGGTTTGTTTTTGCTTCTTGCTTCTGTTGTGATCCTTCACTAATCCCAGTTATGCCTGCAAGAGCAACAATATTTGATAGGAAATGCAATCCTTTGGTCGAGCTTGGTCAAGGTCCTCACAACACAATCAGATTCAACCTGGATGGAATATGTATCCTTTAGTTATCAATCCAGTTGGCTTGTTATTTGTGGTTATGTTGATAGAAGGCTCTTTTTTATTAGTTATCGAGCATATCGGTAAGTGAGTTACTTTGCACATCGGCTCATTCTTATGTCCTTAACTTCTCTTTTTATCGAATTATATGTTTGGCTGGCTTTGGTAATTTATCTGGTGACATGGTCTGTTAGAGGAATGGTGAATGCATTTATTCTGTTTGTTATATGACATCAGTTGCTTGTTGCATATGTATTTACACAAAGGCTTCTGTATATTGCTTGATTGGTTGTTTCACAAAGTGGTGGTATTCCTTGGTAGCATTTCAACAGTAATTTTGTCCTTCCTTTTTAGGAATTCACAAATAAGTTTACCCTTAATTATTTTGCTATGATATGAGCTTGCATTAAGGTTTTTCTGTTGAGTCTAGTGAGGATGAATGCTACTAACTTGTTATATTTCGAGATAACTGACACATTAACTTGATGAATctggaacaagaaaaaaaaaaaaagcttcaacCCAAGTTAATGTGTCAGTGTTTTTTTTCCGTCGGATTAGGTCATGACAATTAATGTTAAGAGCGGAGGGCTTAATTAAGAAAGAATTACCTGTTGATGGGCATATCCTATTTTGCCATGTCATTGATGCTTATGATTACTGTAGTGGGAGGTTTAACTGAGAATAGTGCAAGAAAGAAGCATCATGTCATTGATGCTTGTATCACAGGTACCTGTGTGATACAAGCAAGAAACATCATGAGAATAGGGCAAACTTCTCCATGGTACTATCAGGGGGTGACAGAAATCAATTGGATGGCAATTGAGACTGTAACTACAAATTTGCAAATGTCTTGTATGGATCGAATACTTCATTCAGGAAGAGGAAATCATTTTACCTTTGTAACCAGAGCTCTCTCACCAGCATCATCTTTGTGAGCAATTAGAGTGAGTTGCAAGAATATCCCTGTATCAAGAAAAATGAACTATGACATCTATGAACTGCTATTTCCTCCAGAACTTCTTGGTTTTCTTCTACAGACTATTTAGCTTCACTGGTTCCATTTGTTTAAAGCTGCATGATTGATGACATCATTGTGAGGCGAAATAAATCTGTGGTGCTTCCATAATCCCTCCTCCTCAACTTGGTGGCCTTCTACACTGCTAAAACAGACATGCTAAACATGGATGCTGAGCCTGTCTCTAGGTATGAATTAATCTGCTGCTACCAGGGATGAATGTTTCCATATATCCAGATAAATTCTTAAGCCGTGTTCATAGTCGAGTTAGGAGAGTTCTATACAAGCATATATATTGAAATCAGCACCAGTAAGCTGTCTAAAAAATCATGCTCAAGAAAAGATTTAATGCACTGGAGCATGTTATGAGCCCAAGACTTTCACCTGCTGTTATGTTTATATTATGTTTATAAAACTGAAAGCAACAACTAATTATGTTTTCCAGATTCATATATATAACAAACTAATTCAGATCATCAAAAACCACATCCATACAATTTGTTGATGAAAGTGAAACCAAGTGTATGATTGATTACGACGAATACAAAGTGTGGGTGAACTCCTTCAACAAGTTGAACAACAAGAATACTTGAAGGGATTATGTCTCCATTTTCTTACATAAACTAAGATTCGGTACTCTCAAAATGGATGTAAACAGACAATAATTTTAATCACTTTCTTCCCTGTATCTCTCTTCCTCGTATCTCTCATAGCAAGTCCGCACTACAAACGCCAGCCACTTAGGCTTGTGCCACAATGTTGGCGTTGCAACAATCTCACGTTCCAACCAATCCTTTCTCACCACTCCTTTCCGAGCAACACTCCGGTAGAACTTGCGCCATTTCTTCATAGCACGTGTCAAGCGGACACTGGCTTTAGCTCCAAAAAGATACCTGATATAGTCCCTGACAAGACGTGTTATTTCCTCGCCACTGATCATTAGGACATACTGCAATGCCAAACAGATATTATCAAGGGATTTGTTCGGTTTAGAAAGGTACAACATACAACGGATAATACAGAAATTAACCCTGATGACAGAATGATCCACCACAACTCCAACATGTAAGGCTAGACTTCTTGATGGAGGTAGATCCATTTAATTCTTTATAAATTCTGATCAATCATATTTTCTTTCGAGATAGGTACTAGAATTTCCATAAAGTGAAAGCACAGTCTTGAATCAACTTGTTATCGAGGCAGTTCTAATCAAGTAAAAATCAAGTGAAAGGCACACAATGGGTATAATCAAGAGAAGACCATTTAATCAAAGTTTAATTACCAGGTGCCACACTTGATTGTCGATACCTAGTAATATGTTTCTTGTGGTGATATGTTTTGGGAAAAATaactaaaaaagattaaaaaaccaTGGACATGGCCATAATCTAGTGCGAGGCATATTCTTGAATAAGTTTCCAAATTTATTATATCTTTACCAATCAGACAAAATAGTAAAATAACTGGTGATAATAAAGGGAAAACAAACCTCCTTTCTATTTACCAGCTTCAAATCATGAAATctagaataataattttaacaaaaacgAGAAACCTACAATCCTTTAGGATCAATCAGGATGTGTCACGATTATAATGAATAATCAACACTAAAAGAAAAAGTGGAACTTATCAGAAATCAAAGGGACGAGCATAGAAATACTACACTAAAAGGAGCATACTTGTATTCAAACTGTAATATGGGCTTTCTaaagttttttcttttgttaAATATGAAAAAAGAACAAGAATATGATCAAACATTTTTAATTCAACAAATTGCAAGATACACAATCAGCACATGGAGTAACATACTCAGAAACAACACCAGGTAATTAGTTACGGAAGCTATTGTTTTCTACACTAGCAAAAATGATAAGAATTGCTTACCAGCACCACTACAACGATTACTGCCATAATCACCTGCAGGAGTTCATCAAATTGTCCTGCAAAACCTTCATCTTCTGGTCCACCAGAACCATCCCCACCACCGCCACCAGATATTCCATCACCTCCATTACCATCAAATTGCCTTTCCTGTGCCCGCTCTCTCAACATATCCTGCACTGTTAGCTCTCTCCTAAAAGTAAAACCTCCAACAGCTTTCTTTAGTGTTTCCCATGAAAAAGGCTGCTCCAGATTCAAAAACATATAAAGTATGCCAAAATTTAGGTAACAAAACAAGATATTTCCTACTAAATTAGATGCTAACTCATAGCTGATTGCCTACTCCAACAGCTGAAGTTTATACAAACACAACACCACTCCAATACATAGTAAAGAGTTTTTCACATGGTTTGTACTTTGTAAACATGTTAACTAAAATGATTATATCACACGGTGACTAAAGAAAGAGTAAATGATCAGTGGTTAAATATCCCCAACAATGTGAAAACAGAACAtgtagaaggaaaaaaagaagaaaagtttcTTCGAGTATGCAGACAATAAGCAAGGATTGCTAGTTCTGCATGCTTCCTGTCAAGCTGAGTGAAGCACAGGGGTGCATGCTACATGATATGCTTACATATGAGATCGTCACATGCCCAGCTAAGGCAGAGGCCTTGCAGCACGGCCAGAATGGCATGAGGCACATACCTTGCCGCCAAAGTCTACACATGCTTACAActttaaaacaaaaataatattgCAACCATAAAAAGCCTACCTCGTTTTCACTCGTAGAGTCTCCCTTTTTCCCAGATGCATAAACTGGAGCACATCTTCCACTCTTTCGTGCATTATGAATCAATCTTGGGAACACCTTGTGTTGACAGAACTCAATAGATGGAGAGGCATATAAGTATGTAGCATTTGAGTATAAGGCCCGAGAtaaggaagaaaattttcttcCATGTCTTGCATCCGGCCGAATAAGGAGACCTCTATTAGGAGAGGAAAGAGATTGAACATGACTCATCCTAATCCAGAAAGCAAAAGTCCAGTAATCTCGAATGAAGTCAGCAAATATCTGTAAAATTAACAAAAGTGGAATGGAGAGTTAAAGACATAACAACAACTTACATCAACCCATGAAAACTTATTAAAATCTGGGACAGTCTCAGCTTAACAAAAAAAAGCTGGTAAAAGCTAAAAAGAAGAAGCATATTGTAAGTGCAATAATTACATCGATTGTAAAATTAGAAAATTGGATATTCTTCTTAAATATCATGCAATCCACAGACTTTTATATGTGAATCTCCAAAAGGAAGTATTGTTAACAACAAAGAGCATGAAATGCAGGCTTACAGATCATAGATGTGTCACAGATAAAAGGTGATTATAATTGTTTCAAAAGGCATCACTCATGATAAGATGGACCAACATTCTTGAAAACATGATCAAGTAAAACAAAAATGATGGAACAAAATTTGGTTATTCCTTACAATTAAACTAAACAAACCACGCAAAAGCAAATGAAGTTAAACACCCAAAGACATACTAAATTATGTCTCACTGGAGTTGAGAATTGCTTCTTTGTTGGAAGGAAATGCAAATTGCAAATGAAGGGGTTTTTTCAAAGGAAAATCTTGATATAgaagaaaagaaatacaaacaaGAAACCCTATATGCTACCAGCTCTCCTCAACAACAATCTAAGGAGCCATTGATCCGCGAAACGAGGCCCTAATAGGATCCCGTACTGACCCTTATCCACACCCCGCAAAGAACTCCAAGGTGCTGTGAATGACTAGACTACCTCATGCAGCGGATCACCGGAGACACCACGAGGAGGCGATAACACACCTTGGATCGTACAGGTGACGGAGGCCGTTAGAGACCACGCAGAGTAGTGGCGGAGGACGGGCGGAGTCGCTGGGGTTCCCGATGTCGGGGCGGCGGACTTGCTCGAGTGAGCAGGAGATAGCGAGATAAAAGCTAGCTATTGTCACGTGTCATACACGTGATCAGAATAAGTTTTTGTCAGGAACAAGGTTATCAAACTCGCGATCCAGACCGTAGGATCGTGCGATCTTAGGGTCCGGATTAAGTCTTGCGAGTTGACCCGGCCTCGAAACGTAAATAGAATGAACTCAGGTTGACTCGCGATCCGACTCAGGACAATCGGTCGACTCAATGCGTTGATATAAGAGAGAAGAAGAATGAAAGAGAGAAGCGGAGGCCGCGTGCGAAGGCCAAGTGACCGAGCGACGAACGAGCCCTAGCTTTTTCTTTGCTGCCGCTGCCAACATCGCCGGGGATCCACCTCCTCTCGGCCGCTACCGCAAGGCACCTTTGTCGCAGCACAAGTCGCCTCCTCTCGCCGGTACTCTTCTCACTAATCGCTTCTCCTCCCGTCTCCTCCCTTTCCTTCCGTCTCTCGTCTCGTTTGCTAATGGTTGTTTATGGTTTCTCAGATTTCTGTCTTTTAGGGTTTAAGCGTTGGACATTGGCTACG
Coding sequences:
- the LOC135592675 gene encoding uncharacterized protein LOC135592675 codes for the protein MDISFEDGKRLWSLMWNKEELITRKRRFLMGSASTSEGSPKKHKRPKLLTESYLLESYVRNDDLLSEQLTNIIGNPINYHDDKSLHYTPTSSLCLSSVSNMLEELDEMSYQELTATNRKLRGVSLLPQFPPARCTGNRGLLIKRVKKRFNKLLLKLKDGDALPEPLVKALSIIYLSYTHRSRHVDMLTSEFYPFPPETVDLQNDIMNALWLLPKVKHDELKALHALMDPKAEVPLKCFRNVLRKYLMEYLFECSETSITQEALRTIDFINRKMHSQTLVLSKETIQEEVEAALITSRWLKQMISSVFSERSDKQCFVGFGNDKNINSFNMVGTDYFMGLGDNEHERMYSSCSNYEAEATAESGPGVSRSFTTGSNSFLLTGTGNQTSGNSSTKPEVEHDNEIDIEKPCIEELEKFTPERTSQNTGNMGVKSVEEICDETTLVAYKLIVSMLDKLLKTEGMHADMSTRIYLNGG
- the LOC135592676 gene encoding uncharacterized protein LOC135592676, translating into MSHVQSLSSPNRGLLIRPDARHGRKFSSLSRALYSNATYLYASPSIEFCQHKVFPRLIHNARKSGRCAPVYASGKKGDSTSENEPFSWETLKKAVGGFTFRRELTVQDMLRERAQERQFDGNGGDGISGGGGGDGSGGPEDEGFAGQFDELLQVIMAVIVVVVLYVLMISGEEITRLVRDYIRYLFGAKASVRLTRAMKKWRKFYRSVARKGVVRKDWLEREIVATPTLWHKPKWLAFVVRTCYERYEEERYREESD